From the Erythrolamprus reginae isolate rEryReg1 chromosome Z, rEryReg1.hap1, whole genome shotgun sequence genome, one window contains:
- the GAST gene encoding gastrin — translation MHAKMFAGLLLTILLSIIFLTSESQAKVVPRPDRMQRGVGLVRRDWPMQLTQDEKHLISQFLPHLYASELAAMGNNLNEDDTHFPNWMDFGRRSSEDQEGDA, via the exons TGCTGGCCTGTTGCTGACCATTCTTCTCAGCATCATCTTTTTAACATCTGAATCTCAAGCAAAGGTTGTTCCAAGGCCCGACAGGATGCAAAGAGGTGTGGGACTTGTCCGGAGGGACTGGCCAATGCAGCTGACACAGGATGAGAAGCATTTGATCTCCCAGTTCTTGCCTCACCTGTATGCCT CTGAACTTGCTGCTATGGGAAATAATCTGAACGAGGATGATACACATTTTCCAAACTGGATGGATTTTGGACGACGAAGCTCTGAAGATCAAGAGGGAGATGCCTAA